A window of the Branchiibius hedensis genome harbors these coding sequences:
- a CDS encoding L-lactate dehydrogenase — MNPIQGSKVSVIGAGAVGATTAYALLTRGAARTVALMDINKAKVDAEVLDLAHGSEFNPAADIIGGTDASVCADSDVIVFTAGAKQKPGQSRLELAETTIKLAQQVLPDLVSVAPKAIIIMVTNPVDVVTYAALKTTGLPPNQLFGSGTVLDSSRLRYLIAQATGVAVQNVHAYIAGEHGDSEIPLWSTATIGGLPLLDWTPMPGYAPVDETVRERIAHEVVHSAYQIIEGKGATNYAIGLATTRIVEAILGDERRILPVSTLATGFHGIGEVCLSLPSIVDRRGCDMRLDTPISDEEEAGLLASARALRATIEQFGL; from the coding sequence ATGAACCCCATCCAGGGCAGCAAAGTCTCGGTCATCGGTGCGGGCGCGGTCGGCGCCACCACGGCGTACGCCCTCCTGACTCGCGGTGCGGCGCGCACCGTCGCCCTCATGGACATCAACAAGGCGAAGGTCGATGCGGAGGTCCTGGACCTCGCGCACGGCTCGGAGTTCAACCCGGCAGCCGACATCATCGGCGGCACCGACGCCTCGGTGTGCGCCGACTCCGACGTCATCGTCTTCACCGCCGGCGCCAAACAGAAGCCGGGGCAGAGTCGTCTCGAACTGGCCGAGACCACCATCAAACTCGCGCAGCAGGTGCTCCCGGACCTCGTGTCCGTGGCGCCCAAGGCGATCATCATCATGGTCACCAACCCGGTCGACGTCGTGACCTACGCGGCCCTGAAGACCACCGGCCTGCCGCCCAACCAGCTCTTCGGTTCCGGCACCGTGCTGGACTCCTCCCGGCTGCGCTACCTGATCGCCCAGGCCACCGGCGTGGCGGTGCAGAACGTGCACGCGTATATCGCTGGTGAGCATGGCGATTCGGAGATCCCGCTGTGGTCGACGGCCACGATCGGCGGTCTGCCGCTGCTGGATTGGACGCCGATGCCAGGCTACGCGCCGGTCGATGAAACGGTCCGGGAGCGGATCGCGCACGAGGTGGTCCACTCGGCGTACCAGATCATCGAGGGCAAGGGCGCGACCAACTATGCCATCGGCCTGGCCACCACCCGCATCGTCGAGGCGATCCTCGGCGATGAACGCCGGATCCTGCCGGTGTCCACGCTGGCCACCGGCTTCCACGGGATCGGCGAGGTCTGTCTGTCGCTGCCCTCGATCGTCGACCGGCGCGGCTGCGACATGCGCCTGGACACCCCGATCAGCGACGAGGAAGAAGCCGGCCTGCTGGCCTCGGCCCGCGCGCTGCGCGCGACGATCGAGCAGTTCGGGCTGTAG
- a CDS encoding lysophospholipid acyltransferase family protein — MEPFYGSIIRIAQGAFVAQGLKVTRIGSENIPRKGGAVIALNHIGYMDFALAGYPALDQHRMIRFMAKQEVFDHKISGPLMRGMKHIPVDRSAGIGAYNEAVKALRAGELIGVFPEGTVSRSFELRGFKTGAVRMAAEAGVPVLPLIVWGSQRIWTKGHPKRLGRTNIPITVRVGEPIWIDPSEDADTATKSLHTVMETMLHEVQEAYEPLTGDDLVFLPARLGGKAPTPEAAATIEDAELARKKAALAARRAQQNKS, encoded by the coding sequence ATGGAGCCTTTTTACGGGAGCATCATCCGCATCGCGCAGGGGGCTTTTGTGGCCCAGGGTCTGAAGGTCACCCGGATCGGTTCGGAGAACATCCCGCGCAAGGGCGGCGCGGTCATCGCGCTCAACCACATCGGCTACATGGACTTCGCGCTGGCCGGATATCCGGCGCTCGACCAACATCGGATGATCCGGTTCATGGCCAAGCAGGAGGTCTTCGACCACAAGATCTCCGGGCCGTTGATGCGCGGGATGAAGCACATTCCGGTGGATCGATCGGCAGGGATCGGCGCCTATAACGAGGCCGTGAAGGCGCTCAGGGCCGGCGAACTGATCGGAGTCTTCCCCGAAGGCACGGTGTCGCGATCGTTCGAGCTGCGGGGCTTCAAGACGGGTGCTGTTCGGATGGCGGCTGAGGCCGGGGTGCCGGTGTTGCCGCTCATCGTGTGGGGGTCGCAGCGGATCTGGACCAAGGGTCACCCCAAGCGTCTTGGCCGGACCAACATCCCGATCACCGTCCGGGTCGGCGAACCGATCTGGATCGATCCTTCCGAAGACGCCGACACGGCGACCAAGAGCCTTCACACGGTCATGGAGACGATGCTGCACGAGGTGCAGGAGGCCTACGAGCCGCTGACCGGGGATGACCTCGTGTTCCTGCCGGCCCGGCTCGGCGGCAAGGCACCGACGCCGGAAGCGGCGGCCACGATCGAGGACGCAGAGCTGGCCCGCAAGAAGGCGGCGTTGGCGGCCCGGCGGGCCCAGCAGAACAAGTCCTGA
- a CDS encoding DUF3037 domain-containing protein, producing MRYGYQYVVLRYVPAVEREEFVNVGVVLYAQLADFLGVAYSLDAPRLQAFSPAVDLPALTQSLAALERVCEDDPPPGLPQHAKPGQRFGWLSAPRSTVLQPGPVHGGVTADPAAELQRLLAKLVT from the coding sequence GTGAGGTACGGCTACCAATACGTGGTCCTGCGCTACGTGCCCGCGGTGGAGCGGGAGGAGTTCGTCAACGTCGGTGTCGTCCTCTACGCCCAACTGGCGGACTTCCTCGGCGTGGCGTACTCGCTGGATGCTCCACGTCTGCAAGCCTTTTCGCCGGCTGTGGACCTGCCCGCGCTGACTCAGTCGCTTGCCGCGTTGGAGCGGGTGTGCGAGGACGATCCGCCACCGGGCTTGCCGCAGCACGCCAAGCCCGGGCAGCGGTTCGGCTGGTTGTCGGCGCCGCGCAGCACTGTCCTGCAGCCGGGGCCGGTGCACGGCGGCGTCACGGCCGACCCCGCGGCCGAACTCCAGCGGCTGTTGGCGAAACTGGTGACATGA
- a CDS encoding RecQ family ATP-dependent DNA helicase — translation MSTNTLTPVAARTLTALAGPDAHLRDGQGEALDALLQPGARVLVVQATGWGKSAVYWIATATLRSQGAGPTLVVSPLLSLMRDQVAAASRAGLRAATLNSANFDDWSAVESALLADELDVLLVSPERLANPAFGERVMSALAGRLGLLVIDEAHSISDWGHDFRPDYRRLARLLPTLSPSAPVLATTATANSRVVDDVAAQLGSATTVLRGPLARRSLQLAVLPRMDPLSRYAWVVANLPSLPGSGIIYTLTVADAERLADAINAEYGDRLPVAAYTGGVDADTRLRLEESLRDNSVKALVATSALGMGYDKPDLGFVVHVGAPPSPVAYYQQVGRAGRAIDSAVALLLPAPSDDAVWDYFATATIPTASEVSRLLALLSQQPQSIPALEAESGIRRSRVELLLKQLAVEDVVARTADGWVSTGATWSFDQAHYDGVLAQRRAEADIMRAYVRGERCLMQLLQQSLDDPTATPCGRCSVCLGSLPDGLSAEVPSEAVASVRSRLRTGSQVLEPRKMWPGGAFGTKGRIPPQLQAEPGRVLVHADAVEWSTELAGPLSSDGPASDDLLAAAVSCLVGWKDSWSSRPTMIVSLAAANRRSLVASVADRLATAGRLPAASWDVWLAGHPGAAASGEEAAWWRGTLVDPPAVAGEQVLLVVDETSSGWVCTVAAAALRDAGAIGVLPLVIHRTVG, via the coding sequence ATGTCGACCAACACCTTGACGCCTGTCGCCGCCCGCACGCTCACGGCGCTGGCCGGTCCCGACGCACACCTGCGCGACGGACAGGGCGAGGCACTCGACGCGTTGCTGCAACCCGGGGCGCGCGTGCTCGTCGTCCAGGCGACCGGCTGGGGCAAGTCGGCGGTCTACTGGATCGCGACGGCGACGTTGCGTTCGCAAGGGGCCGGGCCGACGTTGGTGGTGTCGCCGCTGCTGTCGCTCATGCGCGATCAGGTGGCGGCTGCTTCGCGCGCTGGTCTGCGGGCGGCCACGTTGAACAGCGCCAACTTCGACGACTGGTCAGCAGTCGAATCCGCCCTGCTGGCCGACGAACTCGACGTCCTGCTCGTGTCACCCGAACGGTTGGCGAACCCGGCATTCGGTGAGCGGGTGATGTCCGCGCTGGCGGGCCGGCTCGGGTTGCTGGTGATCGACGAAGCGCATTCCATCTCCGACTGGGGCCACGACTTCCGCCCCGACTATCGCCGGTTGGCGCGGCTGCTTCCCACTTTGTCGCCGTCGGCTCCGGTGCTGGCCACGACGGCGACCGCGAACTCGCGGGTCGTGGACGACGTTGCGGCACAGCTTGGTTCGGCGACAACGGTCCTGCGAGGACCGCTGGCGCGGCGCAGTCTGCAGTTGGCGGTGCTCCCGCGGATGGACCCGCTATCGCGTTATGCCTGGGTAGTGGCCAACCTGCCGTCGTTGCCGGGCAGCGGGATCATCTACACCCTGACCGTGGCCGACGCCGAACGTCTCGCGGACGCCATCAATGCGGAGTACGGCGATCGGTTGCCTGTCGCGGCCTACACCGGTGGAGTGGACGCGGACACCCGGCTGCGGTTGGAGGAGTCGCTGCGCGACAACTCGGTCAAGGCGTTGGTGGCGACGTCTGCGCTCGGGATGGGCTACGACAAACCGGACCTGGGATTTGTTGTGCACGTCGGCGCTCCGCCATCACCGGTCGCGTACTACCAGCAGGTGGGTCGCGCTGGTCGTGCGATCGACTCGGCGGTTGCGCTGCTGCTCCCGGCACCGTCCGACGACGCGGTCTGGGACTACTTCGCAACAGCGACGATTCCGACCGCCTCGGAGGTATCTCGGTTGCTGGCTCTCCTGTCGCAGCAGCCGCAGTCGATCCCGGCGTTGGAAGCAGAGTCCGGCATCCGGCGGTCCCGGGTCGAGTTGTTGCTGAAGCAACTGGCGGTCGAGGACGTCGTCGCACGCACGGCCGACGGTTGGGTCAGCACGGGTGCGACGTGGTCCTTCGATCAGGCGCATTACGACGGGGTCCTCGCCCAGCGACGTGCTGAAGCGGACATCATGCGGGCGTACGTGCGCGGCGAGCGTTGTCTGATGCAGCTGCTGCAGCAGTCGCTGGATGATCCGACGGCGACGCCGTGCGGCAGATGCAGTGTCTGTCTGGGTTCACTGCCGGATGGGCTGAGCGCTGAGGTGCCGTCAGAGGCAGTCGCCAGTGTGCGGTCCCGGTTGCGGACCGGCAGCCAGGTCCTCGAACCTCGCAAGATGTGGCCGGGCGGCGCGTTCGGCACCAAGGGTCGGATCCCACCACAGTTGCAGGCCGAGCCGGGCCGGGTCCTCGTGCACGCCGATGCGGTCGAGTGGTCGACGGAGCTGGCCGGCCCGTTGTCTTCCGACGGGCCCGCATCCGATGACCTACTAGCCGCGGCCGTGAGTTGCCTTGTCGGGTGGAAGGATTCGTGGTCGAGCCGGCCGACCATGATCGTGAGTCTGGCTGCTGCGAACCGTCGCTCGTTGGTCGCATCGGTCGCCGACCGGCTGGCCACGGCCGGCCGGTTGCCGGCTGCCTCCTGGGACGTGTGGTTGGCCGGTCACCCCGGCGCCGCGGCATCCGGTGAGGAGGCGGCGTGGTGGCGCGGCACGCTGGTCGATCCGCCTGCAGTGGCGGGGGAGCAGGTGCTGCTCGTGGTGGACGAAACGTCGTCGGGTTGGGTGTGCACGGTGGCGGCTGCGGCGCTGCGGGACGCGGGTGCGATCGGTGTTCTGCCGTTGGTGATCCACCGAACGGTCGGCTGA
- a CDS encoding YbaK/EbsC family protein, whose amino-acid sequence MTSLVWQPATSAPSLMAPSTATAVAALDFADEVEAVSIDPAISDTAALVEATGMDLADSANCVIVAGKRDGVERVAALLVLATTRADINNVVRRHLDVRKISFMPMDDAVTRTQMEYGGITPIGLPDDWPLLVDSAVLQRASIVIGSGIRAGKLRMPGARAAELANVTVIDGMARVVDA is encoded by the coding sequence ATGACGTCACTGGTCTGGCAGCCCGCCACTTCCGCACCCTCGTTGATGGCGCCCTCGACGGCAACCGCCGTCGCTGCGCTGGACTTCGCCGACGAGGTCGAGGCCGTGTCGATCGACCCGGCGATCAGCGACACCGCTGCGCTCGTCGAGGCGACCGGTATGGATCTGGCTGACTCCGCGAACTGTGTGATCGTGGCCGGCAAGCGCGATGGCGTCGAGCGCGTGGCTGCCCTGTTGGTCCTCGCTACCACCCGCGCGGACATCAACAACGTCGTCCGGCGGCACCTGGACGTGCGCAAGATCTCCTTCATGCCAATGGACGACGCGGTGACCCGAACGCAGATGGAGTACGGCGGCATCACCCCGATCGGACTTCCGGATGACTGGCCGCTTCTGGTGGATTCCGCTGTGCTGCAGCGTGCTTCGATCGTCATCGGTTCGGGGATTCGGGCAGGCAAGTTGCGAATGCCGGGCGCTCGCGCCGCGGAGCTCGCGAACGTCACGGTCATCGACGGCATGGCCCGGGTCGTCGATGCGTGA
- a CDS encoding TrmH family RNA methyltransferase, protein MVNWIDDPGDERVRDYFSLTDVALRRILEPASGLYIAESEKVIRRALAAGHEPRSFLMAERWLGDMADVVSSTDAPVYVASPEVIRKMTGFHLHRGALASMHRPTLPSVDDVLSGARRVLICEDIVDHTNVGAIFRSAAALGMDAVLVTPRCADPLYRRAIRVSMGTVFQVPWTRIDPWPGVVPSLQQDGWTVASFALADDAVSLDALAAGPLSRLALVVGTEGDGLSPATLAASDLVVTIPMRGGVDSLNVAAATAVAAWALRVLDE, encoded by the coding sequence ATGGTCAACTGGATCGATGATCCGGGTGATGAACGGGTCCGCGACTACTTCTCGCTGACCGACGTCGCGCTGCGCCGGATCCTCGAACCGGCTTCGGGGCTCTACATCGCCGAGTCCGAGAAGGTGATCCGGCGGGCGCTGGCGGCCGGTCACGAGCCGCGATCGTTCCTGATGGCCGAGCGCTGGCTGGGGGACATGGCCGACGTCGTTTCGTCGACGGACGCGCCGGTCTACGTCGCATCACCTGAAGTGATCCGGAAGATGACCGGGTTCCATCTGCACCGCGGCGCGTTGGCGTCGATGCACCGGCCGACGTTGCCTTCTGTTGACGACGTGTTGTCCGGCGCGCGCCGGGTGCTGATCTGTGAGGACATCGTCGATCACACCAACGTCGGCGCGATCTTCCGGTCGGCGGCAGCGCTGGGAATGGACGCGGTGCTGGTGACGCCGCGGTGTGCGGATCCGCTCTACCGCAGGGCTATTCGGGTGTCGATGGGCACGGTGTTTCAAGTGCCGTGGACCCGGATCGATCCGTGGCCGGGTGTTGTCCCGTCGTTGCAGCAGGACGGCTGGACCGTGGCGTCGTTCGCCCTTGCTGACGACGCCGTGTCACTGGATGCCCTGGCCGCCGGGCCGCTGTCGCGGTTGGCATTGGTGGTCGGCACGGAAGGCGACGGACTGTCCCCGGCCACCCTGGCGGCCAGCGATCTGGTCGTCACGATCCCGATGCGCGGGGGAGTGGACTCGCTCAACGTGGCCGCCGCGACGGCGGTCGCCGCCTGGGCCCTACGGGTCCTCGATGAGTGA
- a CDS encoding HipA family kinase produces MLPTARAIRYVTPLREGGSLPGVVEADDDGTWVLKFRGAGQGLKVLVAEVIVGELGRALGIRVPALKAIELPSPIAKYEADEEVQDLLTASVGLNLGVDLLPGAFGYDGSAPPPAAVAAEILWLDAFTANIDRTPRNPNLLVWHGETWCIDHGAALYFQHAWPTRAPSPSRFAEQPYDAESHILRPIARDVAGTHARLSALVTPSLLAEVVDLVPEEWLETTEWLPSAASVRSAYVDHLLARVANPAAWLPGDLP; encoded by the coding sequence GTGTTGCCCACCGCCCGCGCGATTCGTTACGTAACGCCACTGCGCGAGGGTGGCTCGCTGCCCGGCGTGGTCGAAGCCGACGATGACGGCACATGGGTCCTGAAGTTCCGCGGCGCCGGTCAGGGCCTGAAGGTGCTGGTCGCCGAGGTCATCGTCGGTGAGCTCGGCCGGGCGCTGGGCATCCGCGTGCCGGCCCTCAAAGCCATCGAGTTGCCGTCCCCCATCGCCAAGTACGAGGCCGACGAGGAGGTCCAGGACCTGCTCACCGCGAGTGTCGGGTTGAACCTGGGCGTCGACCTGCTGCCGGGTGCGTTCGGGTACGACGGGTCCGCGCCTCCCCCGGCCGCGGTAGCCGCCGAGATCCTCTGGCTGGACGCGTTCACTGCAAACATCGACCGGACCCCGCGGAATCCGAATCTGCTTGTGTGGCATGGCGAAACGTGGTGTATCGACCACGGTGCCGCGCTCTACTTCCAGCACGCCTGGCCCACCCGCGCGCCGTCGCCGTCCCGGTTCGCCGAGCAGCCCTATGACGCCGAGAGCCACATCCTGCGACCGATCGCGCGGGATGTGGCGGGGACCCATGCGCGCCTGTCCGCGTTGGTGACACCCTCTCTGCTGGCGGAGGTGGTCGACCTCGTGCCCGAAGAGTGGTTGGAGACCACCGAATGGCTGCCGTCGGCGGCCAGTGTCCGATCGGCGTACGTCGATCATCTCCTTGCGCGGGTAGCGAACCCGGCCGCGTGGCTGCCCGGGGACCTGCCGTGA
- a CDS encoding LLM class flavin-dependent oxidoreductase: MSISLSVLDLSPIASGRTGADALRETVQLAQAAESFGYHRFWVAEHHNIPSVASSAPVIMIATVADHTTTIRVGAGGIMLPNHAPLQVAEQFRVLEALHPGRIDLGLGRAPGTDQLTALALRRSREALMANDFPQQYAELLAYVEGFPTDHPFAPISAQPTDVPLPPVWILGSSLYGAQAAAAAGVAFAYAGHFGEADPREAMQIYREEFRPTGKPGALTQPHSMLAVAAIAADSEQRAAELQRAAALSMVRLRQNKPGPLPSPEQAAAYDWTPLDEQIAASFARFATVGTPEQVAEGIAQRAAACGADELMITTNVHDPAERIASYELLMKAWN; this comes from the coding sequence GTGAGCATCTCGTTGTCCGTCCTGGATCTGTCCCCCATTGCCTCCGGCCGAACCGGCGCCGACGCCCTCCGCGAAACCGTGCAGCTCGCCCAGGCCGCTGAGTCGTTCGGCTATCACCGTTTCTGGGTCGCGGAGCATCACAACATCCCCAGCGTCGCGAGCAGCGCTCCCGTGATCATGATCGCGACCGTCGCCGACCACACCACGACGATCCGGGTGGGCGCGGGCGGGATCATGTTGCCCAACCACGCACCGTTGCAGGTGGCCGAGCAGTTCCGGGTCCTCGAGGCTTTGCACCCGGGCCGGATCGACCTCGGCCTGGGTCGCGCACCCGGGACCGACCAGCTGACCGCACTGGCGTTGCGCCGCAGCCGAGAAGCGCTGATGGCCAACGACTTTCCCCAGCAGTACGCCGAGTTGTTGGCGTACGTCGAGGGGTTCCCCACCGACCACCCGTTCGCCCCGATCTCAGCCCAACCGACCGACGTACCGTTGCCTCCGGTGTGGATCCTCGGATCCAGCCTGTACGGCGCGCAGGCGGCTGCCGCGGCCGGTGTCGCCTTCGCGTACGCCGGGCATTTCGGCGAGGCGGACCCGCGCGAGGCGATGCAGATCTACCGCGAGGAGTTCCGACCGACCGGCAAACCGGGCGCTCTCACCCAGCCGCACAGCATGCTCGCGGTCGCCGCGATCGCGGCCGACAGCGAGCAGCGGGCGGCCGAGCTGCAACGTGCGGCCGCGTTGTCCATGGTGCGGTTGCGGCAGAACAAGCCCGGTCCGCTGCCCTCACCAGAGCAAGCCGCGGCGTACGACTGGACCCCGCTGGACGAGCAGATCGCGGCGAGTTTCGCCCGGTTCGCCACGGTCGGCACGCCCGAGCAGGTCGCCGAGGGGATCGCGCAGCGCGCGGCCGCCTGCGGAGCCGACGAGCTGATGATCACCACCAACGTGCACGACCCGGCCGAGCGGATCGCGTCGTACGAACTGCTGATGAAGGCCTGGAACTAG
- a CDS encoding ABC transporter ATP-binding protein, with amino-acid sequence MGDVLDFDEVTIVRSGRKLLDKVTWGVDEGERWIILGPNGAGKTTMMQIAAAQMHPTSGVARVLDEQLGKVDVFELRPRIGIASAALASRIPNDERVGDVVVTASYGVVGRWRESYDDLDHGRAVELLDLMGAAHLVDRTFGTLSEGERKRVQIARALMVDPELLILDEPTAGMDLGGREDLVRRLGEIAQDVYAPAIVMVTHHVEEIPPGFTDVLMLREGSVVVAGQIDETLTAENLGATFGMPLVLDRHGDRYAARSAT; translated from the coding sequence ATGGGTGACGTGCTCGATTTCGACGAGGTGACCATTGTCCGTAGCGGCCGGAAGCTGCTGGACAAGGTCACCTGGGGTGTCGACGAGGGCGAACGGTGGATCATTCTCGGCCCGAACGGCGCCGGCAAAACGACCATGATGCAGATCGCGGCGGCCCAGATGCACCCGACGTCCGGGGTCGCCCGGGTGCTGGATGAGCAGTTGGGCAAGGTCGACGTGTTCGAGTTGCGGCCACGCATCGGCATCGCATCGGCGGCCCTGGCCAGTCGCATCCCGAACGACGAGCGGGTGGGCGACGTGGTGGTGACCGCGTCGTACGGCGTCGTGGGCCGTTGGCGGGAGTCGTACGACGACCTGGACCACGGGCGCGCCGTCGAGTTGCTGGACCTGATGGGCGCCGCGCATCTGGTGGACCGGACGTTCGGGACGTTGAGCGAGGGTGAGCGCAAGCGGGTGCAGATCGCTCGGGCGCTGATGGTCGACCCGGAACTGTTGATCCTCGACGAACCCACCGCTGGAATGGATCTCGGCGGCCGCGAAGACCTGGTGCGGCGACTCGGAGAGATCGCGCAGGACGTCTACGCACCGGCCATCGTGATGGTCACCCACCACGTCGAGGAGATCCCGCCGGGGTTCACCGATGTGTTGATGCTGCGCGAAGGTTCGGTCGTGGTGGCCGGTCAGATCGACGAGACACTGACGGCCGAGAATCTGGGCGCCACATTCGGGATGCCGCTGGTGCTGGACCGGCATGGTGACCGGTACGCGGCCCGTTCCGCGACCTGA
- a CDS encoding NUDIX domain-containing protein, with product MRETVRSAVAAIAPIDVLAGEHIRDALTWIDSGADLFRVERPATPSPHLVSYFVPIDTTRRTLLLEEHLRSGLWLPPGGHVEVDEDPRDAVRRECLEELGVEARFLAAGPLLVTITDTTREVHTDVSLWYAIALSQDEPMRIDTREMASVRWFSFAEATGLDPMTTDPHLARFVSAIDGLLAVTEESAFLRTNG from the coding sequence ATGCGTGAGACGGTCCGGTCGGCGGTGGCCGCGATCGCACCCATCGACGTACTGGCCGGAGAACACATCCGCGACGCGTTGACCTGGATCGACAGCGGCGCGGACCTGTTCCGCGTCGAACGACCAGCGACCCCCTCCCCGCACCTCGTGTCCTACTTCGTCCCGATCGACACCACGCGACGAACGCTGCTACTCGAGGAGCATCTGCGGTCGGGTCTCTGGCTGCCACCCGGCGGTCACGTGGAGGTCGACGAAGACCCGCGGGACGCCGTACGTCGGGAATGTCTGGAGGAGTTGGGAGTTGAGGCGAGGTTCCTCGCGGCCGGCCCCTTGCTGGTGACCATCACGGACACCACCCGCGAGGTCCACACCGACGTCAGTCTCTGGTACGCGATCGCGCTCAGCCAGGACGAGCCGATGCGGATCGACACGCGGGAGATGGCGAGCGTGCGGTGGTTCTCGTTCGCGGAGGCGACGGGCCTGGATCCGATGACGACCGACCCGCATCTCGCCCGTTTCGTCAGCGCTATCGACGGCCTTCTCGCAGTCACTGAGGAGAGTGCATTTCTGCGGACGAACGGCTGA
- the glgA gene encoding glycogen synthase, with amino-acid sequence MRIDVLTKEYPPTIYGGAGVHVTELVKALRALDIETQVRAFGGPRDEADTSSYADLPELAAANATLQTLGVDLTMAADCGGASVVHSHTWYANMAGHLASLLHGVPHVITAHSLEPLRPWKAEQLGGGYAVSSWVEKTAYLGADAVIAVSDGMRKDVLASYPSLDPARVHVVHNGIDTEEWARDVSSTAVSFVESVGVDPSRPSVIFVGRITRQKGLPYLLQAVASLPPEVQIILCAGAPDTPEILAEVESLVAGLRSSRDGVFWITEMLPRPQIVALLSAATVFVCPSIYEPLGIVNLEAMACELPVVGTATGGIPEVVLDGQTGWLVPIEQVSDGTGTPVSPATFVADLSSALAQAVSDPAEARRRGIAGRERAISDFGWEAIARRTVEVYESVLR; translated from the coding sequence GTGAGGATCGACGTACTGACCAAGGAATACCCACCGACCATCTACGGTGGCGCCGGCGTGCACGTGACGGAGTTGGTGAAGGCCCTGCGGGCACTCGACATCGAGACCCAGGTCCGCGCCTTCGGTGGGCCGCGGGACGAGGCCGACACCTCGTCGTACGCCGACCTGCCAGAACTCGCCGCGGCGAACGCCACGCTGCAGACGCTGGGTGTCGACCTCACGATGGCGGCCGACTGCGGCGGGGCTTCCGTGGTGCACTCGCACACCTGGTACGCCAACATGGCCGGGCACCTGGCCTCGTTGCTGCACGGTGTACCGCACGTGATCACCGCGCACAGCCTGGAGCCACTGCGGCCGTGGAAGGCCGAGCAACTCGGTGGTGGGTACGCCGTGTCCTCCTGGGTGGAGAAGACCGCCTACCTGGGGGCGGACGCCGTGATCGCCGTCAGCGACGGCATGCGCAAAGATGTGCTGGCCTCGTATCCGTCCCTCGACCCGGCACGGGTTCACGTGGTGCACAACGGAATTGACACCGAGGAGTGGGCGCGAGACGTCTCATCGACGGCAGTGTCCTTCGTCGAATCGGTGGGGGTGGATCCGTCGCGTCCGAGCGTAATCTTCGTCGGTCGGATCACCCGGCAGAAGGGCTTGCCCTACCTACTGCAGGCGGTCGCGTCGTTGCCGCCAGAGGTGCAGATCATCCTCTGTGCGGGGGCACCGGACACCCCCGAGATCCTTGCCGAGGTGGAGTCGCTGGTGGCGGGGCTGCGGTCGTCGCGGGACGGCGTCTTCTGGATCACCGAGATGTTGCCGCGTCCCCAGATCGTGGCGTTGCTCTCTGCCGCAACGGTTTTCGTGTGTCCGTCGATCTACGAGCCGTTGGGCATCGTGAATCTCGAGGCGATGGCCTGCGAGTTGCCGGTCGTCGGGACCGCGACTGGTGGCATCCCGGAGGTGGTGCTGGACGGGCAGACCGGGTGGCTGGTGCCGATCGAGCAGGTGTCGGACGGGACGGGGACACCGGTGTCGCCGGCGACCTTCGTCGCGGATCTGAGTTCTGCTCTGGCGCAAGCAGTTTCGGATCCAGCCGAGGCGCGGCGCCGGGGGATCGCGGGCCGGGAACGGGCCATCTCGGACTTCGGCTGGGAGGCGATCGCGCGGCGTACTGTCGAGGTCTACGAGTCCGTCCTGCGATGA